The genomic region CACGAACGACAGGAGAACGACGATGGCGATCACAGGTGGGAGCAGGCTCCCGGCGGGTCACGACTTCGTGTTCCCGAGGGGCGCGCTCGTGATGAGCGTTGAGCCGGTGCTCAAGTTCCAGTCGGCGGAGGACCGCGCCAAGGGGCTCCCCGCCGAGCAGGAAGTCGACAAGGACAACGGGCAGCTCGTGTGGTCTGTCCTCGTCATCGACCAGGCGGCGGAGCGCAAGACGGATGCGGCGGTCACGGTCAAGATCTCCGCACCTCACCGGCCCGTCCCGCCTGAGGCGATCCCCGGTACGGACATCCGGCCCGCCGTGTTCGAAGGGCTGACTGTCACGCCGTGGATCGATGACAAGGGCTGCCGTGGTGGCCACGTCGGTGAGCGTCACCGCTGCCGGGCGAAGCTGGGCTACAGCCTGCGCGCCACGGGCATGAAGGCGGCCGTCGCGGCCAAGCCCGCACCCAAGGCGGCGTGATCCGTGGCCGACTTGATGCGCCTGCACCTGACGGCGAACCTGCCGATTCGGGTGGAACCGCTTGTCTTCGCTGGACGGGTTGAGTTCCGGTTGGGCAACGCGTTTCCGGCCGTCCTGGTGGTCGACGCGGAGGCACTGCCTCGCCTTGCTGAGGCTGTCGCTGAGGGACAGACCGCTCTCGATGCGGCGCGGGGTGGTCAATGATGGGGTTCAACGCCACCTGTACGCCCGGCCAAGACGCGGGCGCGGCCATGATCCGGGTGACGCCCGATGTTCCGGCGCTGGCTATCTACCTCGACCCGGTCAACATCGCGATCCAGCTCCCGCCCTTCCCTGGTGGTTCGGACGTGCTGATGCGGTTCTGTCGGGAGTTGTCGCGGGAGGCGGCCAAGCTGGCTGACCACCTGGGCAACCAGGAGGGGCGTCACGCGCTCGCGGAGGAGGCTCCTGATGTCCGCGGTTAACGCCATGCACTGGGGCCTGGCGGAACAGGCTCGGACGCTGAGCGAGGCGCACGACGTCTTGAGCAAGCTCCTGCCCAAACCGAAGTCCGCACCCGAGGTGCTGAGGGACTACTACCTCCGCTCGGCCGCCATCTACGCACGCGTCGCTGAGACCGATCGCAGCCACCACCACGAAGCCATGTACTGGGCGAACCGTGAGCGCGAGAAGGGAGAGGCGATCAAGGTCACCAAGACGGCGAAGAAGTAAGCAGAAGTCCTTATTGGACAAAGCGCGTGACTCTGCTGGGTCACGTGGCGATGCCGCACGTCTTGTTGCGGTGCAAAGAGAACGTGAGACGCAGGAGCGGAAACCGGCTACCAACCTTGCCGCTCCTGCGTTGTCCACCCAACTCGGGAGTGAACAAGATGAGCGTAGAGCCTGAGCGCATTCGTGCGCTAGACGGGGATCAAGTGATCTCCACCAGGCAGACCGTTTCCACCTACGCCGTGATGCTCGACGGCGGCTCGCTGGAGACGATGGAACTCACGGCGGCACAGGCTCGGGGCTTCGAATGCCTGACCTGTCGGGCGCAGCACACCGCCGCTTCGGGAGCGTTCCAGCCTGTTGGGCGCATCCCGAGTGTGGGCAGCGTCTTCCAGTGCCTCAAGTGCGCTGGCGGTGTGCGATGAAGGGCAATCCATGGGTGGACCCCGCACCGTTTGAAGGTGCGCGTCCACGGGTCCCGTGGTGGGTGTGGCTTCCTGGCTGGATCAAGCTTCTGCTCGCGCCGGTCGCGCTGATCTGGCTCGCCGGCCGACTGGCCGTGAAGCTCGTCCTGGTGACGGGCCGGTACCCGGTCGCGGTCACGGCCTGTCTCGGCGGCTACATCGGCTATCGCCAGTTCGGGCTGTCGCCGCTGGTCCTGGCGCTGCTGTCGCTCGTGTGTGCCTTGACGGTCTGGTACGGCCTCGATCGCGGCTCGTTCCTGCGGTTCGGCTGGTACCGCGTCCTGACCGAGTGGCGGCGGCTCACGGTCTATGTGCCGCACTGGCGCACGGTGATGCGGCTGGCTGAGCTGGCCAAGGACAGTCGAGGCAGGGAGTACCGGCCGAAGCTGCGGCGTGTCCGGTCGGAGGGGTGGCGGGACAAGGTCCGGGTTCGCATGATCCCGGCTCAGTCTCCGGAGCAGTGGGAAGCGCGACGGGACAACCTGGCGCACTCCTTCAACGCACGGTCTTGTCGGGTGCGGGTGCTGCGGCCGAGCGTGCTTGAGCTCGACTTCATCCACTCCGATCCGCTGTCTCGTCCGGTCGCGGTGCCGCAACTCGCAGCCGTCGGGGACGTCGACCTCAAGCGCGTCGTCGTGGGCCGTACCGAGACCGGTAAGCCCTGGCGGTTGCGGCTGCTCGGCTCTCAGGTGCTCGTGGTCGGCGTGCCTGGTGCGGGCAAGGGCTCGGTGCTCTGGTCGATCGTCTGGCAGCTTGCCCCGGCCATCAAGGCTGGCATGGTCCGGCTCGTTGGAATCGACCCCAAGGGTGGCATGGAACTGGGGCAGTGTCCGGACGCGTTCGAGAAGGTGATCTACGACAACGGGCCGGAAGCCGTTGCCCTGCTTGAAGAAATCGCCGCAGAGGTCAAGGAACGTGCGGCGCGGTACCGGGGCATCCGGCGCTTGTGGGCACGCGGCACAGGTGAGCCGTTCACGGTCCTGATCGTGGATGAGCTAGCGGACCTGATCGCGTACCAGCCCGACCGGAACCTCCGCGAACGCGCTACGCGTGCCGTCCAGACGATCACCTCGCAGGGACGTGCTCCTGGCTACGCCGTGGTCGGCCTGGTCCAGGACCCGCGCAAGGAGGTCGTCTCCTTCCGGCACCTGTTCACCACCCGAGTTGCCCTGCGGCTCGATGAGCCGGTTCAGGTCGACATGGTGCTTGGGGATGGCGTTCGGCAACGGGGCGCGGCTGCTCACGAGATCAGCGAGAACACGCCCGGTGTTGCCTGGCTCAAGGAGGACGGGCAGCGCGAACCGGAACGCGCGAGGGCCTTCCACGTCACGGACGCGGACCTGGTCGAGCTGGGCGTCTATCTCGCCCCGGCCACCGTGCACGAGTTCCCAACCAGCGGTGAAGGGAGGGCGGCGGCGTGACCGAGTACCTGACTCGCTCAGAGCGGATGAAGCAGCCGGCCGCGCTCGACATCGCTCGGGCCGTCGCTGAGGAGCACGGCGTCTGCGTCCGGCCGTTGGCCAAGGAACGGATCGACCTCGACACCGGACGTGTCGACATCGTGCCGGTGCCATGCGGTTCGACCGTGGCCAGCGTGTGTCCCACCTGCGCGGAGAAGAATCGGCGTCTGCGGATGGCGCAGTGTCGTGAGGGATGGCACCTGACCGAAGAGCCCGACTTCACGCCGAACGCCCCTAGCGACGATCAGCGGGAGCTGACCGCCTACCGGGCTGACCTCGTAAAAGCCTTCCGCCTAGCCCTCGATGAGGGTGATGAGGTCGGAGCCGAAGAGGTCCGGGAAGAGGTCGCAGAGGTCGATGCCGAACTTCGGCAACTCGGAGTCCGCGGTTCACTCCCCTCCCTGGAAGTGCCGCTCAAAGGTGTGAGGAAGCGGTCGACCAGGCGGCGACAGGACGCGCCCAACCTGCCTCGGCGGCCGGTCAGCAAGCGCACGGTCGGGAAGGTGTTCGGGGGCAAGTATCAGCCCTCGACGTTCCTCACACTGACGCTCGACACCTACGGAAAGGTCCGCAGCGACGGCACCCCCGTTGACCCGGCGACCTACAACTACCGCCGCGCCGCTCGGGACGCGGTGCACTTCGCCGCGCTGCTCGATCGGTTCGTCCAGAACCTGCGCAGGTGCGTCGGCTGGGAGGTCCAGTACTTCTCGACGGTCGAGCCACAGCGGCGGTTGGCTCCGCACTGGCACGCGGCAGTTCGGGGATCGATCTCGCGGGCAGAGCTGCGGGCGGTTGCTGAGGCCACGTATCACCAGGTCTGGTGGCCTGAGCATGACGAGATCAAGTACGGCGGCGACAACCTGCCGGTCTGGGATGTCCGGGCCAAGGGCTTCGTTGATCCGCAGACGCGGAAGGCCCTGCCTACCTGGGAAGACGCGCTCGACCAGGTGGTGCGGCCCGCACATGTCGCACGGTTCGGGGTGCAGGTGCACTCCAAGGGCATCCTCGGCGGGACTGAAGAAGCCGGCCGCCACATCGGCTACCTGACGAAGTACCTCACCAAGAGCATCAACGAGTGCTTCGAGGCCCAGACGGCCCGCCAGGAAGACCACGCCGAACGGCTCTGCGCTGAGCTCGCGGTCACGCCCTGCTCGCCGCAATGCCCGGTCTGGTTGCTCTACGGCGTCCAGCCTCGCGGGGCTCGGCTGTCCACGGTGCCGGGCAAGTGCAAGGGGAAAGCGCACAAGCGGACCACGCTTGGGGTGGCTGGTCGTCGGGTGCTCGTGTCGCGGAAGTGGTCCGGGAAGTCGCTCGCCGACCACAAGCACGACCGGAAGACATTCGTTCGGCAACTGCTCGCGGAGGTCGGGATCAAGCCCGAGGACCAGCCTCAACGGGTCGTCTGGAACAACGTCGAGCCCGGCGACCCGAACGTGCCGCCTCGAGCCCATCTGCTCTTGAGTGCCGTCGCTGAGCGGCGGAGGTGGAAGGCCGAATACACGGCCGCGCTGCTCGCATCTGCCGGACCTCCGGGGAGTTCGGCAACTCCGCACGCTGCTTGATCAAAGGGGGAACATCATGGAGACACACCAGTTCGAGCCACTGTGGACAGTCAGCGATGTTGCTGCCTACCTGAACGTTCCGGTCCACACGCTCTACGGCTGGAGGACCAAGAACTACGGCCCGCCTGCACGGCGCTTGGGGAAGCACCTGCGGTACCTGCCGTCCGAGGTGCGGAGCTGGTTCGAGCACCTGCTTGAGGAGGCGGCCTGATGGGACGTCCACCTCTGGACCTCGGCACGTACGGCGCGATTCGTTGCTACGAAACGGATTCCGGCTGGCGTGCCACCACGAAGTATCGCGACTACGACGGCAAGACGCGGCCGGTCGAGCGGTGGGGGAAGACCAAGAGTGCTGCGGAGCGGAGCCTCAAGAAGGCGCTCGCTGAGCGGAAGGGGCCGTCCGGCAGTTCGCTGACGCGCGAGAGCCGGTTCAAGGAGGCCTTGGACCAGTGGTTCACGAAGTTCCAGGCGCTCGCTGACGCTGGGAAGAGGTCTCCGAGCAGCGTCGACACCTACCGGAGCATCATGGATCGCCACGTGCTCCCTGGCCTCGGTGAGCTGCGGATTCATGAGATGACGGTGGCGCGGGTCGACGCGTTCCTTGGCGCGTTGTGGCGGTCGGTCAGCGTGGACACGGCAAAGACGGCCCGGTCGGTGATCTCGGGCGCCTTGCGGATCGCCGTCCGGGACAAGGCGCTGGACACCAACCCGGTCAGGGATGCGGAGCCGCTGGAGGCCGGCCGCAAGAAGAGTCCGCGGGCGCTCACGCTGGAGGAACGGGTCCGCTGGCTGGAGATGCTGGAGTCGGACCCCAGAGCTGTGAAGCGGGACCTGCCTGACCTGTCGCGCTTCATGATGGCCACGGGCGTTCGCATCGGTGAGGCGCTGGCCGTCTACTGGGAGGACGTCGACTTCGAGGCTGGCACGGTCGCCGTGAACTACACGGTCATCCGGGTCAAGGACATCGGCTTGATCCGGAAGTCGACCAAGACGGAGGCCGGTGAGCGAACGCTCCTGCTCCCACGATGGGCGCTCGACATGCTCCAAAGGAGGCGCAAGACCACCAGCTTCCCGAACGGGCCGATCTTCCCGGATGCCCTCGGCGGGCTCCGCGACCCGTCCAACACCCGGAAGGACCTCCGGAAGGCGCGCGGAGGGGACGAGTTCGCCTGGGTGACCTCGCACGTCTTCCGGAAGACGGCGGCGACCATCCTCGATGAGGCAGGGCTGTCCGCACGGCAGGTCGCGGACCAGCTCGGCCATGCTCGGCCGTCCATGACGCAGGACACCTACATGGGTCGGAAGCTGGTCGACCGGCGGGCCGCTGCCGCCCTGGAGAACGCGCTCGGAGCGCCAAAAGATGATCAAGCGGAAGACGACGAAGTTGAATGACCAGCGGTTTTGTGTGGGTTAAGTGTGGGGAGACCCGGACAAAGCGAAACCCCCAGGTCACTGACCTGGGGGTTTGGTGGGCCGCCAGGGACTCGAACCCTGAACCCGAAGATTAAAAGTCTCCTGCTCTGCCAATTGAGCTAGCAGCCCTCGCCGGGACAGCCTACCGATCGTCATCACGCCATGTCGCTCGGGTTACCCACCTCACGGTTGACGCACCCAACCCACCCAAACGACCCCCACAACAACAGCCGAGAGGATTGGGCAAGAGAGCAACCGAATCGTCGTACCGCGACGCACCCCCGACCAGCTTCCATTGGAGTACCCGAAGAACAGCCACTCCAAGGAGCCAAGACATGCCGCTCGACCACTACGTCACCCTCGGCCGGTCCGGCCTCCGCGTCAGCCCCTTCGCCCTCGGCGCGATGACCTTCGGTGAGGACGTCGGGGCGGCCGGGTGCAGTGTCGAGGAGTCAGAGAAGATCCTCGACACCTACCTCGCAAACGGTGGGAACTTCATCGACACGGCCAACTTCTACACCAACGGGCACTCCGAGAAGATCCTCG from Lentzea guizhouensis harbors:
- a CDS encoding AMED_5909 family protein, producing the protein MSAVNAMHWGLAEQARTLSEAHDVLSKLLPKPKSAPEVLRDYYLRSAAIYARVAETDRSHHHEAMYWANREREKGEAIKVTKTAKK
- a CDS encoding tyrosine-type recombinase/integrase, with protein sequence MGRPPLDLGTYGAIRCYETDSGWRATTKYRDYDGKTRPVERWGKTKSAAERSLKKALAERKGPSGSSLTRESRFKEALDQWFTKFQALADAGKRSPSSVDTYRSIMDRHVLPGLGELRIHEMTVARVDAFLGALWRSVSVDTAKTARSVISGALRIAVRDKALDTNPVRDAEPLEAGRKKSPRALTLEERVRWLEMLESDPRAVKRDLPDLSRFMMATGVRIGEALAVYWEDVDFEAGTVAVNYTVIRVKDIGLIRKSTKTEAGERTLLLPRWALDMLQRRRKTTSFPNGPIFPDALGGLRDPSNTRKDLRKARGGDEFAWVTSHVFRKTAATILDEAGLSARQVADQLGHARPSMTQDTYMGRKLVDRRAAAALENALGAPKDDQAEDDEVE
- a CDS encoding FtsK/SpoIIIE domain-containing protein; this encodes MWLPGWIKLLLAPVALIWLAGRLAVKLVLVTGRYPVAVTACLGGYIGYRQFGLSPLVLALLSLVCALTVWYGLDRGSFLRFGWYRVLTEWRRLTVYVPHWRTVMRLAELAKDSRGREYRPKLRRVRSEGWRDKVRVRMIPAQSPEQWEARRDNLAHSFNARSCRVRVLRPSVLELDFIHSDPLSRPVAVPQLAAVGDVDLKRVVVGRTETGKPWRLRLLGSQVLVVGVPGAGKGSVLWSIVWQLAPAIKAGMVRLVGIDPKGGMELGQCPDAFEKVIYDNGPEAVALLEEIAAEVKERAARYRGIRRLWARGTGEPFTVLIVDELADLIAYQPDRNLRERATRAVQTITSQGRAPGYAVVGLVQDPRKEVVSFRHLFTTRVALRLDEPVQVDMVLGDGVRQRGAAAHEISENTPGVAWLKEDGQREPERARAFHVTDADLVELGVYLAPATVHEFPTSGEGRAAA
- a CDS encoding replication initiator translates to MKQPAALDIARAVAEEHGVCVRPLAKERIDLDTGRVDIVPVPCGSTVASVCPTCAEKNRRLRMAQCREGWHLTEEPDFTPNAPSDDQRELTAYRADLVKAFRLALDEGDEVGAEEVREEVAEVDAELRQLGVRGSLPSLEVPLKGVRKRSTRRRQDAPNLPRRPVSKRTVGKVFGGKYQPSTFLTLTLDTYGKVRSDGTPVDPATYNYRRAARDAVHFAALLDRFVQNLRRCVGWEVQYFSTVEPQRRLAPHWHAAVRGSISRAELRAVAEATYHQVWWPEHDEIKYGGDNLPVWDVRAKGFVDPQTRKALPTWEDALDQVVRPAHVARFGVQVHSKGILGGTEEAGRHIGYLTKYLTKSINECFEAQTARQEDHAERLCAELAVTPCSPQCPVWLLYGVQPRGARLSTVPGKCKGKAHKRTTLGVAGRRVLVSRKWSGKSLADHKHDRKTFVRQLLAEVGIKPEDQPQRVVWNNVEPGDPNVPPRAHLLLSAVAERRRWKAEYTAALLASAGPPGSSATPHAA
- a CDS encoding helix-turn-helix transcriptional regulator, with protein sequence METHQFEPLWTVSDVAAYLNVPVHTLYGWRTKNYGPPARRLGKHLRYLPSEVRSWFEHLLEEAA